Proteins from a genomic interval of Sphingopyxis sp. QXT-31:
- a CDS encoding ATP synthase F1 subunit epsilon: MALKFELVTPARLERTADVYMVTVPGSEGDFSVLEGHAPFMATLRNGPLTIYAKQGAEPETIEVEGGFAEVNEAGLTVLAEHIAG, encoded by the coding sequence ATGGCTCTGAAATTCGAACTCGTCACCCCCGCCCGCCTCGAGCGGACCGCGGACGTCTATATGGTCACCGTACCGGGCAGCGAGGGCGACTTCTCGGTGCTCGAGGGCCATGCGCCCTTCATGGCGACGCTGCGAAACGGCCCGCTGACCATCTATGCCAAGCAGGGCGCCGAGCCCGAGACGATCGAGGTCGAAGGCGGCTTCGCCGAGGTCAACGAAGCGGGCCTGACCGTCCTCGCCGAGCATATCGCCGGCTGA
- a CDS encoding CHAP domain-containing protein, producing MLLATMLTATPAAAASYLQCVPFARAESGVEIRGNAGTWWAQAAGQYERGDEPREGAVMAFAGTRAMPIGHVAVVKKIVGDREILIDHANWSPINGRRGQIERNVRVVDVSAAGDWSSVRVWYAPIGDLGLRPNPVQGFIYASGTPRKAPSFEAPVWAKSDWQPGNGLELIAASLGQ from the coding sequence ATGCTGCTTGCCACGATGCTGACCGCCACCCCCGCCGCCGCCGCTTCCTACCTCCAGTGCGTTCCCTTCGCGCGCGCCGAATCGGGCGTCGAGATCCGCGGCAACGCCGGGACCTGGTGGGCGCAGGCCGCGGGCCAATATGAGCGCGGCGACGAACCGCGCGAGGGCGCGGTCATGGCCTTCGCCGGCACCCGCGCCATGCCGATCGGCCATGTCGCGGTGGTCAAGAAGATCGTCGGCGACCGTGAAATCCTGATCGACCATGCCAACTGGTCGCCGATCAACGGCCGCCGCGGCCAGATCGAGCGCAACGTCCGCGTCGTCGACGTCAGCGCCGCCGGCGACTGGAGCTCGGTCCGCGTCTGGTACGCCCCGATCGGCGACCTCGGCCTTCGCCCCAATCCGGTGCAGGGCTTCATCTATGCGAGCGGCACGCCGCGCAAGGCGCCGAGCTTCGAAGCGCCGGTGTGGGCCAAGAGCGACTGGCAGCCCGGCAACGGCCTCGAACTGATCGCCGCGTCGCTCGGCCAGTAA
- a CDS encoding putative bifunctional diguanylate cyclase/phosphodiesterase: MTRVANDPIPTDDIPVLALLGLNPRDQDIGDLRQLQLAPLKGRGKLRLLMGLGMTIVAVLAMLSTVPGAIVGGWAAAAILFTLWSWHMVSRLPLGELHHSAAAEFALCQRHAAYSAIVWAAPFWLQGLSPSPDHILSMWSVALLMMLTLAIVAHTLPMACLLFIIPVSLSAAAALVVAGAPAQAGIAVAAGALLSGFCIRFAQSHVRFRRAEEVLHEKTETVSLLLREFEETSADWLWQTDNARRLIHVTPRLAFAVGSPADQLEGTPLLQALSGDAWETGNFPKSLHDMAERMKRRESFSNLIVPVTIDGSPRWWELSASPRLDEAGKFLGFRGVGSDVTEQRASAEQIAKMARFDNLTGLPNRLSLNEDLERALTHAIEAKTRCALLMIDLDRFKAVNDTLGHPVGDKLLAQVAARLRSMMEHSMTCGRLGGDEFGVVLHNLPSAQEAEGLARRIIATLSRPYVVDNHQLFVGASIGYAMGPQDGATVETLTRNADLALYKSKDKGGNVVAGYVASLHAQAEERRVMEQELRGALDRREFELYYQPVVTAADGTLNGFEALIRWNNQTLGNVSPGRFIPLAEDSRLISPIGEWVLRTACHEAMKWPSNLKVAVNVSAEQLTDPAFASVVVSALAQSGLPPQRLEIEVTESVFLRDGGGAAQLLDQLISLGIRLSLDDFGTGYSSLGYLRKTQFSTIKVDRSFVVGAAKGVTESIAIIRAVVALADSLGMSTTAEGAESEVEVETIRSLGCSNIQGYYYGRPMPAADVLTLFRPPAGQAVAAA; encoded by the coding sequence GTGACCAGGGTGGCGAACGATCCGATTCCGACCGACGATATTCCCGTGCTTGCGCTACTCGGGCTGAACCCGCGCGACCAGGACATCGGCGACCTCAGGCAACTCCAGCTCGCGCCGCTCAAAGGGCGCGGCAAGCTGCGCCTGCTGATGGGGCTCGGCATGACGATCGTCGCGGTGCTGGCGATGCTCAGTACGGTACCCGGCGCGATCGTCGGCGGCTGGGCCGCCGCCGCTATCCTCTTCACCCTGTGGTCTTGGCATATGGTCTCGCGCCTACCGCTCGGCGAACTTCATCACTCGGCTGCCGCGGAATTCGCGCTCTGCCAACGCCACGCCGCCTATTCGGCGATCGTTTGGGCGGCGCCCTTCTGGCTGCAGGGCCTGTCGCCCTCACCCGACCATATCCTGTCAATGTGGAGCGTCGCGCTGCTGATGATGCTGACACTGGCGATCGTCGCGCACACGCTGCCGATGGCGTGCCTGCTGTTCATCATCCCCGTCAGCCTGTCCGCGGCGGCGGCACTGGTCGTCGCCGGCGCCCCGGCGCAGGCGGGGATCGCGGTGGCCGCGGGCGCCTTGCTCTCGGGCTTCTGCATCCGCTTCGCGCAGAGCCACGTCCGCTTCCGCCGCGCCGAGGAAGTGCTGCACGAAAAGACCGAGACGGTCAGCCTGCTGCTGCGCGAGTTCGAGGAAACCTCGGCCGACTGGCTGTGGCAGACCGACAACGCCCGCCGCCTTATCCATGTGACGCCACGACTCGCCTTCGCGGTCGGCTCGCCTGCGGACCAGCTCGAGGGGACCCCTCTGCTCCAGGCCTTGTCGGGCGATGCGTGGGAGACGGGCAATTTCCCCAAGAGCCTGCACGACATGGCCGAACGGATGAAGCGGCGCGAGAGCTTCTCGAACCTCATCGTTCCGGTGACAATCGACGGCTCCCCGCGCTGGTGGGAACTGTCGGCCTCGCCGCGTCTCGACGAGGCGGGCAAGTTCCTCGGCTTCCGCGGCGTCGGATCCGACGTCACCGAACAGCGCGCCTCGGCCGAGCAGATCGCCAAGATGGCGCGCTTCGACAATCTCACCGGCCTGCCCAACCGCCTCAGCCTGAACGAGGATCTCGAACGCGCGCTGACCCATGCGATCGAGGCCAAGACGCGCTGCGCGCTGCTGATGATCGACCTCGACCGCTTCAAGGCAGTGAACGACACGCTCGGCCACCCGGTCGGCGACAAATTGCTCGCGCAGGTCGCCGCGCGGCTGCGCAGCATGATGGAGCACAGCATGACCTGCGGGCGGCTCGGCGGCGACGAGTTCGGCGTCGTGCTCCACAATTTGCCGTCGGCGCAAGAGGCGGAGGGGCTGGCGCGCCGCATCATCGCGACCCTCAGCCGGCCCTATGTCGTCGATAATCATCAATTGTTCGTAGGCGCCAGCATCGGTTATGCGATGGGCCCGCAGGACGGCGCGACGGTCGAGACGCTGACGCGCAACGCCGACCTCGCGCTCTACAAGTCGAAGGACAAGGGCGGCAACGTCGTCGCCGGCTATGTCGCATCCTTGCATGCCCAGGCCGAAGAACGGCGCGTGATGGAACAGGAGCTGCGCGGCGCGCTCGATCGCCGCGAGTTCGAACTCTATTACCAGCCCGTCGTCACCGCCGCGGACGGCACGCTCAACGGGTTCGAGGCGCTGATCCGCTGGAACAACCAGACGCTCGGCAACGTCTCGCCGGGCCGCTTCATTCCGCTCGCCGAGGACAGCCGCCTCATCTCGCCGATCGGCGAATGGGTGCTGCGCACCGCGTGCCACGAGGCGATGAAATGGCCCTCGAACCTCAAGGTGGCGGTCAATGTCTCGGCCGAACAGCTCACCGATCCGGCCTTTGCCTCGGTCGTCGTCTCGGCGCTCGCGCAGAGCGGGCTGCCGCCGCAGCGGCTGGAGATCGAGGTCACCGAAAGCGTGTTCCTGCGCGACGGCGGCGGCGCGGCGCAACTGCTCGACCAGCTGATCAGCCTCGGCATCCGACTCAGCCTCGACGATTTCGGCACCGGCTATTCTTCGCTCGGCTATCTTAGGAAAACGCAATTCTCGACGATCAAGGTCGACCGCAGCTTCGTCGTCGGCGCCGCGAAGGGGGTCACCGAATCGATCGCGATCATCCGCGCCGTGGTGGCACTCGCCGACAGCCTCGGCATGTCGACGACCGCCGAAGGCGCCGAGAGCGAAGTCGAGGTCGAGACGATTCGCAGCCTCGGCTGCAGCAATATCCAGGGCTATTATTACGGTCGCCCGATGCCCGCGGCCGACGTGCTCACGCTCTTCCGCCCACCCGCGGGACAGGCCGTCGCCGCCGCCTGA
- a CDS encoding class I SAM-dependent methyltransferase yields the protein MRHFHAVASAALIAVAACSAPTSNATASEAAKPGDAIAAAVAAPTRTPANVARDQYRHPAETLAFFGVKPGDTVVELWPGGGWYTEILAPLAKSGGGMLYVAAPWEKGLNRFKAKQTADAATYGAAKLAEFPQTGANPKVPDGSADVVLTFRNVHNWRFDGTDNTANAFRQIFAMLKPGGVLGVVDHRLNESDDAAKEEKSGYMKESSIIAFAEAAGFKLAAKSEINANPKDTKDYEKGVWTLPPVLTEGEKDRDKYVAIGESDRMTLKFVKPAS from the coding sequence ATGCGTCATTTCCATGCCGTTGCAAGTGCAGCGCTGATCGCCGTTGCCGCGTGCAGCGCGCCCACATCGAACGCCACCGCCAGCGAAGCCGCCAAGCCCGGCGACGCGATCGCGGCCGCGGTCGCCGCGCCGACGCGCACCCCGGCGAATGTCGCGCGCGACCAATATCGCCACCCCGCCGAAACGCTCGCCTTTTTCGGGGTGAAGCCCGGCGACACCGTGGTCGAGCTGTGGCCCGGCGGCGGCTGGTACACCGAAATCCTCGCGCCTTTGGCCAAGAGCGGCGGCGGCATGCTCTATGTCGCGGCGCCGTGGGAGAAGGGACTCAACCGCTTCAAGGCCAAGCAGACCGCCGATGCCGCGACCTATGGCGCGGCCAAGCTCGCCGAATTCCCGCAGACGGGCGCGAATCCCAAGGTTCCCGACGGCAGCGCCGATGTCGTGCTGACCTTTCGTAACGTCCACAACTGGCGCTTCGACGGCACCGACAACACCGCCAATGCCTTCAGGCAGATCTTCGCAATGCTCAAACCCGGCGGCGTGCTCGGCGTCGTCGACCACCGGCTGAACGAGAGCGACGATGCGGCGAAGGAGGAAAAGTCGGGCTATATGAAGGAAAGCTCGATCATCGCCTTTGCCGAGGCCGCGGGCTTCAAGCTCGCCGCAAAGAGCGAGATCAACGCCAATCCGAAAGACACCAAGGATTATGAGAAGGGTGTCTGGACGCTGCCGCCGGTGCTGACCGAGGGCGAGAAGGACCGCGACAAATATGTCGCGATCGGCGAATCGGACCGCATGACGCTCAAATTCGTGAAGCCCGCGAGCTGA
- a CDS encoding fatty acyl-AMP ligase yields the protein MNDTKIDAADALVPTPTECAQPRRFSDFATVGEALDYAASGTRGLNFHDPRGRLVRPYPYSELKTDSLATAWRLIAAGVKPGDRIALIAETGAEFAALFFGTIYAGAWPVPLPLPTSFGGRDSYVGQLVVQLTSCDPTMLFFPPEIAAMAIEAAEKQNVAPMDWNEFAARPATEVALPEQKSDETCYLQYSSGSTRFPHGVAVTHAALLNNLAAHSHGMNVQDSDRCISWLPWYHDMGLVGCLLSPVANQVSVDYLKTEDFARRPLAWLDLISRNAGTTLSYSPTFGYDICSRRVSSQTHVADRFDLSRWRVAGNGADMIRPDVMQHFVDAFADAGFKASAFLPSYGLAEATLAVSIMPPGEGIVVELVEETELSGAANDSGRPTRYRAIVNCGKAARDMLIEVRDEAGNSLPDQTVGKVWCSGPSLMTGYYRDPEATAACLVDGWLDTGDMGYLSDGYIYIVGRAKDMIIINGKNHWPQDIEWAVEQLPGFKSGDIAAFAITAPGGEETPAVLVQCRTSDDAERAALRETIRDRVRAITGMNCLIELIPPRTLPRTSSGKLSRSKARAQYLAGEIQPFAIAA from the coding sequence ATGAACGATACAAAGATTGACGCGGCGGACGCGCTCGTGCCGACGCCGACCGAATGCGCACAGCCGCGCCGTTTTTCGGACTTCGCCACCGTCGGCGAAGCGCTCGACTATGCCGCCAGCGGCACCCGCGGGCTCAATTTCCACGATCCGCGTGGGCGTCTGGTGCGGCCCTATCCGTACAGCGAGCTCAAGACCGATTCGCTCGCCACCGCCTGGCGCCTGATCGCGGCGGGGGTGAAGCCCGGCGACCGCATCGCGCTGATCGCCGAGACCGGCGCCGAATTCGCCGCGCTCTTCTTCGGCACGATCTACGCGGGCGCCTGGCCGGTGCCGCTGCCGCTGCCGACCAGCTTCGGCGGGCGCGACAGCTATGTCGGCCAGCTCGTCGTCCAGCTGACCAGCTGCGATCCGACGATGCTGTTCTTCCCGCCCGAAATCGCCGCGATGGCGATCGAGGCGGCCGAGAAGCAGAATGTCGCGCCGATGGACTGGAACGAATTTGCCGCGCGCCCCGCGACCGAGGTGGCGTTGCCCGAACAGAAGTCGGACGAGACCTGCTACCTCCAGTACAGCAGCGGCTCGACGCGCTTCCCGCACGGCGTCGCGGTGACCCATGCCGCACTGCTCAACAATCTCGCCGCGCATTCGCACGGCATGAACGTCCAGGACAGCGACCGCTGCATCAGCTGGCTGCCCTGGTATCATGACATGGGCCTCGTCGGCTGCCTGCTCTCGCCGGTCGCGAACCAGGTGTCGGTCGATTACCTCAAGACCGAGGATTTTGCCCGCCGCCCGCTCGCCTGGCTCGACCTGATCAGCCGCAACGCGGGCACGACGCTCAGCTATTCGCCGACCTTCGGCTACGATATCTGTTCGCGCCGCGTGTCGAGCCAGACGCATGTCGCCGACCGTTTCGACCTGTCGCGCTGGCGCGTCGCGGGCAATGGCGCCGACATGATCCGCCCCGACGTGATGCAGCATTTCGTCGATGCCTTCGCCGACGCGGGTTTCAAGGCGAGCGCCTTCCTGCCGAGCTACGGCCTCGCCGAGGCGACGCTCGCCGTCAGCATCATGCCGCCGGGCGAGGGCATCGTCGTCGAACTGGTCGAGGAAACCGAGCTGTCGGGCGCCGCCAACGACAGCGGCCGCCCCACCCGGTATCGCGCGATCGTCAACTGCGGCAAAGCCGCGCGGGACATGCTGATCGAGGTCCGCGACGAGGCCGGCAACAGCCTGCCCGACCAGACCGTCGGCAAGGTGTGGTGCAGCGGCCCGTCGCTGATGACCGGCTATTACCGCGACCCCGAAGCGACCGCCGCCTGCCTCGTCGACGGCTGGCTCGACACGGGCGATATGGGTTATTTGTCAGATGGTTACATCTATATCGTCGGCCGCGCCAAGGACATGATCATCATCAACGGCAAGAACCACTGGCCGCAGGATATCGAGTGGGCGGTGGAGCAGCTGCCCGGCTTCAAGTCGGGCGACATCGCCGCTTTCGCGATCACCGCGCCGGGCGGCGAGGAGACCCCCGCGGTGCTCGTCCAGTGCCGCACCAGCGACGACGCCGAGCGCGCCGCGCTGCGCGAGACGATCCGCGACCGCGTCCGCGCGATCACCGGTATGAACTGCCTGATCGAGCTGATCCCGCCGCGCACCCTGCCGCGCACCAGTTCGGGCAAGTTGAGCCGGTCGAAGGCGCGCGCACAATATCTCGCCGGGGAAATCCAACCCTTTGCAATTGCAGCCTGA
- a CDS encoding CpaF family protein, with the protein MSAFGRRPGTAGRPAFGVAKPMQGGAGSGGGQFPALDMAPMADPGVTAPVPEMEAMERLNQRSTAEAMEPEKAQGFEASVHKIKEQVLPRLLERVDPEAAATLSKDELTEEFRPIILEVLAELRITLNRREQFALEKVLVDELLGFGPLEELLADPDISDIMVNGPYQTYIERKGQLVIAPIQFRDEQHLFQIAQRICNQVGRRVDQTTPLADARLKDGSRVNVIVPPLSLRGTAISIRKFSAKPITLDMLCQWGAMSQKMCTALKIAGASRFNIVISGGTGSGKTTMLNALSKMIDPGERVLTIEDAAELRLQQPHWLPLETRPANLEGNGAIHMGDLVKNALRMRPDRIIMGEVRGAECFDLLAAMNTGHDGSMCTLHSNSPRECLGRMENMVLMGDVKIPKEAISKQIADSVDLVIQIKRLRDGSRRVTNVTEVIGMEGDVIVTQELFKFEYMDEDKDGKIMGEYRSMGLRPYTLEKARQFGFDQPYLEACL; encoded by the coding sequence ATGAGCGCATTCGGACGCCGCCCCGGTACCGCAGGACGCCCCGCCTTTGGCGTGGCGAAGCCGATGCAGGGCGGCGCGGGTAGTGGCGGCGGCCAGTTTCCGGCGCTGGACATGGCGCCGATGGCCGATCCGGGCGTAACGGCGCCCGTCCCCGAAATGGAGGCGATGGAGCGGCTCAACCAGCGCTCGACGGCCGAGGCGATGGAGCCCGAAAAGGCGCAGGGCTTCGAAGCCAGCGTCCACAAGATCAAGGAACAGGTGTTGCCGCGCCTGCTCGAACGCGTCGACCCCGAGGCGGCGGCGACGCTCAGCAAGGACGAGCTGACCGAAGAATTCCGCCCGATCATCCTCGAAGTGCTCGCCGAGCTGCGCATCACGCTCAACCGCCGCGAGCAGTTCGCGCTCGAAAAAGTGCTGGTCGACGAGCTGCTGGGTTTCGGACCGCTCGAAGAGCTGCTCGCCGATCCCGACATTTCCGACATCATGGTCAACGGGCCGTACCAGACCTATATCGAACGCAAGGGTCAGCTGGTCATCGCGCCGATCCAGTTCCGCGACGAACAGCATCTGTTCCAGATCGCGCAGCGCATCTGCAACCAGGTCGGCCGCCGCGTCGACCAGACCACACCGCTCGCCGACGCCCGCCTCAAGGACGGCAGCCGCGTCAACGTGATCGTCCCGCCGCTGAGCCTGCGCGGGACCGCGATCTCGATCCGTAAATTCTCGGCCAAGCCGATCACGCTCGACATGCTGTGCCAGTGGGGCGCGATGAGCCAGAAGATGTGCACCGCGCTGAAGATCGCGGGCGCCAGCCGCTTCAACATCGTCATCTCGGGCGGTACCGGCTCGGGCAAGACGACGATGCTCAACGCGCTGTCGAAAATGATCGACCCCGGCGAACGCGTGCTGACGATCGAGGACGCCGCCGAACTCCGGCTGCAGCAGCCGCACTGGCTGCCGCTCGAAACGCGCCCCGCGAACCTCGAGGGCAATGGCGCGATCCACATGGGCGACCTCGTCAAGAACGCGCTGCGTATGCGCCCCGACCGCATCATCATGGGCGAGGTTCGCGGCGCCGAATGTTTCGACCTGCTCGCCGCGATGAACACCGGTCACGACGGGTCGATGTGCACGCTGCACAGCAACAGCCCGCGCGAATGCCTCGGCCGTATGGAAAATATGGTGCTGATGGGCGACGTGAAGATTCCGAAGGAAGCGATTTCGAAGCAGATCGCCGACTCGGTCGACCTGGTCATCCAGATCAAGCGCCTGCGCGACGGCTCGCGCCGCGTCACCAACGTCACCGAGGTGATCGGCATGGAAGGCGACGTCATCGTCACCCAGGAATTGTTCAAATTCGAATATATGGACGAGGACAAGGACGGAAAGATCATGGGCGAATATCGCTCAATGGGCCTGCGCCCCTACACGCTGGAAAAGGCGCGCCAGTTCGGCTTCGACCAGCCCTATCTCGAGGCCTGCCTCTAA
- a CDS encoding DUF192 domain-containing protein: MRALFPALALIMAAPLAGCSGGEAAAESSSTAVTVKMADKAHVFNVEVARTPEEQEKGLMFRTSLPEDGGMLFPFEKPKFASFWMKNTLIPLDMIFVRSDGSIDRIAENTIPENLEPVVSGGEVSAVLELAGGTAARLGIDESATVTWKDK; encoded by the coding sequence ATGCGTGCGCTTTTTCCCGCCCTAGCGCTGATCATGGCCGCGCCGCTCGCCGGCTGTTCCGGCGGCGAGGCGGCGGCCGAAAGTTCGTCGACCGCGGTGACGGTGAAGATGGCCGACAAGGCGCATGTCTTCAACGTCGAGGTCGCGCGGACGCCCGAAGAACAGGAAAAGGGGCTGATGTTCCGCACCAGCCTGCCCGAAGACGGCGGCATGCTCTTTCCGTTCGAGAAGCCTAAATTCGCCAGTTTCTGGATGAAGAACACCCTGATCCCGCTCGACATGATCTTCGTCCGCAGCGACGGCAGCATCGACCGCATCGCCGAAAACACCATTCCCGAGAATCTGGAACCCGTGGTCAGCGGCGGCGAGGTGAGCGCGGTGCTCGAGCTCGCGGGCGGCACCGCGGCGCGGCTCGGCATCGACGAAAGCGCGACGGTGACCTGGAAAGACAAATGA
- a CDS encoding isopenicillin N synthase family dioxygenase, producing MTTLPVIDIAPLRAMDDVAAVRRTTEAIGAASAEFGFFYAEGHGIADGLSERLEAASHAFFALPEAEKAAIAMAYGGTAWRGWFPLGGELTSGRPDRKEGLYLGEELGPGDARVAAGWPLHGANLWPAALPELRGAVEDYLAAAVAAAGALMRGMALALGLAADHFATGITRRPTLLFRIFHYPPGGAADDLGVGEHSDYGLLTLLGQDRHGGLEVRAADGSWIAVPPRGRSLVINIGDMFERLTRGRFRSAPHRVINESGQERLSWPLFYDPDFAASVDPLPIPATARLLPRWDGLDVHDAGGTYGDYLIAKVGKVFPELAGKQLRYLP from the coding sequence ATGACCACGCTGCCCGTCATCGATATCGCGCCGCTGCGGGCGATGGACGATGTCGCCGCGGTCCGGCGCACCACCGAAGCGATCGGCGCGGCGAGCGCCGAGTTCGGATTTTTCTATGCCGAGGGTCACGGCATCGCCGACGGCCTGTCCGAGCGGCTCGAGGCGGCGAGCCACGCCTTCTTCGCGCTGCCCGAAGCCGAGAAGGCGGCGATCGCGATGGCCTATGGCGGCACCGCCTGGCGCGGCTGGTTTCCGCTGGGCGGCGAACTGACCTCGGGGCGGCCCGACCGCAAGGAGGGGCTGTATCTGGGCGAGGAGCTGGGACCGGGCGATGCGCGCGTCGCAGCGGGCTGGCCGCTGCACGGGGCCAATCTGTGGCCCGCGGCGCTTCCCGAACTGCGTGGTGCGGTCGAGGATTATCTGGCGGCGGCGGTCGCGGCGGCCGGGGCGCTGATGCGCGGGATGGCGCTCGCGCTGGGCCTCGCCGCCGATCATTTCGCGACGGGGATTACGCGGCGTCCGACCCTGCTGTTCCGTATCTTCCATTATCCGCCGGGCGGCGCGGCCGACGACTTGGGCGTCGGCGAGCATAGCGATTACGGCCTGCTCACCCTGCTCGGGCAGGACAGGCACGGCGGGCTCGAGGTGCGCGCGGCCGACGGCAGCTGGATCGCGGTGCCGCCGCGCGGGCGCAGCCTGGTGATCAATATCGGCGACATGTTCGAGCGGCTGACGCGCGGGCGCTTCCGTTCGGCGCCGCACCGCGTGATCAACGAATCGGGGCAGGAGCGGCTGTCGTGGCCCTTGTTCTACGATCCCGATTTTGCGGCGTCGGTCGATCCGTTGCCGATTCCGGCGACGGCGCGGCTGCTGCCGCGCTGGGACGGCCTCGACGTCCATGATGCGGGCGGCACTTACGGCGACTATCTGATCGCCAAGGTGGGCAAGGTGTTTCCCGAACTCGCCGGGAAACAGCTCCGCTATCTGCCTTAG
- the aat gene encoding leucyl/phenylalanyl-tRNA--protein transferase, with protein MKPFETIDPALLLSAYAQGLFPMADAADDPSVHWVEPRLRAILPLDGFRLSRRLKRTIVGEHFHVTTDRAFADMMALCAEPAADRPTTWINPVIKASYERLFRLGHAHSVECWQQGALVGGLYGVTLGRAFFGESMVSRARDASKVALAHLVARLIAGGWQLLDCQFITPHLESLGAIEISQADYLARLYSVLAGAGTVGAGAGAAAGAAGGVPSPPFAAGDWGALDALGVAAPDSDLGTARATGSPPGYVIAQLLTNTS; from the coding sequence CTGAAGCCGTTTGAGACCATAGACCCCGCGCTGCTGCTCAGCGCCTATGCGCAGGGGCTGTTCCCGATGGCCGACGCGGCGGACGACCCGTCGGTCCATTGGGTCGAGCCGCGGCTGCGCGCGATCCTGCCCTTGGACGGCTTCCGCCTGTCGCGCCGGCTGAAAAGGACCATCGTCGGCGAGCATTTCCACGTCACCACCGACCGCGCCTTCGCCGACATGATGGCGCTGTGCGCCGAGCCCGCCGCCGACCGCCCGACGACGTGGATCAACCCGGTGATCAAGGCAAGCTACGAGCGGCTCTTCCGCCTCGGCCACGCGCATAGCGTCGAATGCTGGCAGCAGGGCGCGCTGGTCGGCGGCCTCTATGGCGTGACGCTGGGCCGCGCCTTTTTCGGCGAATCGATGGTCAGCCGGGCGCGCGACGCGTCGAAGGTCGCGCTCGCGCATCTCGTCGCGCGGCTGATCGCGGGCGGCTGGCAATTGCTCGACTGCCAGTTCATCACCCCGCATCTCGAATCGCTCGGCGCGATCGAGATCAGCCAGGCCGATTATCTGGCGCGACTTTATTCGGTGTTGGCGGGGGCCGGCACGGTCGGCGCGGGCGCCGGCGCCGCGGCGGGCGCTGCTGGCGGAGTGCCTTCGCCACCGTTCGCGGCGGGCGACTGGGGGGCGCTGGACGCCTTGGGCGTAGCGGCACCTGACTCGGACTTGGGCACCGCGCGCGCGACGGGTTCGCCGCCCGGATATGTCATCGCGCAGCTTTTGACGAACACGTCGTAG
- a CDS encoding regulatory protein RecX, whose protein sequence is MRGARQQACHLSGPYVLRDPLSLEQIAYFQALVPDMAALVVLNRARLWHKHGMVNSRARSDRARKPLDAARLGELALAYVARFATSRAKLMRYLSRKIRESEWSDDADPVAVCEALVAKVERLGFVDDRQYAAMRGAAMTRRGLGVRRVKAQLFVDGIAPDDAGEAVESAESAALSSALGFARRRRFGPFATMAVDDPAKRERQVAAFARAGHSLGLARRILAIRPGDDEALAALDEEAARD, encoded by the coding sequence ATGCGGGGCGCGCGGCAACAAGCATGTCATCTTTCTGGGCCATACGTGCTGCGCGATCCCTTATCGTTGGAACAAATCGCCTATTTTCAGGCATTGGTGCCCGATATGGCGGCGCTGGTCGTTCTCAATCGGGCCCGACTGTGGCATAAACATGGCATGGTCAACTCCCGCGCGCGATCCGACCGGGCCAGAAAACCCCTGGACGCAGCGCGGCTCGGCGAGCTGGCGCTGGCCTATGTGGCGCGATTCGCCACCAGCCGTGCCAAATTGATGCGCTATCTGTCGAGAAAGATACGCGAATCCGAATGGAGCGACGACGCCGATCCGGTCGCGGTGTGTGAGGCGCTGGTTGCGAAGGTCGAGCGGCTGGGCTTCGTCGACGACCGGCAATATGCCGCGATGCGCGGCGCCGCGATGACCCGGCGTGGGCTGGGGGTACGGCGCGTGAAGGCCCAGCTTTTCGTTGACGGCATCGCGCCCGATGATGCGGGCGAAGCGGTCGAGAGCGCTGAGAGCGCGGCACTGTCTTCGGCGCTGGGCTTTGCGCGGCGGCGTCGTTTCGGGCCCTTTGCTACTATGGCGGTCGACGACCCGGCGAAGCGCGAGCGGCAGGTCGCGGCCTTTGCGCGCGCGGGCCATTCGCTCGGCCTCGCGCGGCGCATCCTCGCGATTCGCCCCGGCGACGACGAGGCGCTGGCGGCGCTGGACGAAGAAGCGGCGCGCGATTAG
- a CDS encoding NADH:ubiquinone oxidoreductase subunit NDUFA12, giving the protein MGILGKIFTWWDGATVGTLLNSWASGEKVGEDSLGNTYHRAKKGNRRWVIYNGPNDASRVPPEWHGWLHGTFDELPADVLPAPRAWEKDPTANLTGSTGAYRPAGALERGGRRAAATGDYEAWRPGAE; this is encoded by the coding sequence ATGGGCATTTTAGGCAAGATTTTCACCTGGTGGGACGGCGCGACCGTCGGCACGCTGCTGAACAGCTGGGCGAGCGGCGAGAAGGTCGGCGAGGACAGCCTCGGCAACACCTATCACCGCGCGAAAAAGGGCAATCGCCGCTGGGTGATCTACAACGGACCCAATGACGCGAGCCGCGTGCCGCCCGAATGGCACGGCTGGCTGCACGGCACCTTCGACGAGCTTCCCGCCGACGTCCTGCCCGCGCCGCGCGCGTGGGAGAAGGATCCGACCGCGAACCTGACCGGCAGCACGGGCGCCTATCGCCCCGCGGGCGCGCTCGAACGCGGCGGCCGCCGCGCCGCCGCGACCGGCGATTACGAGGCGTGGCGCCCCGGCGCCGAGTGA